In Alphaproteobacteria bacterium, one DNA window encodes the following:
- a CDS encoding amidohydrolase, which yields MPVINRIADFHDEMTEWRHDIHSHPETAFEEVRTADVVARKLESWGIEVHRGLAKTGVIGTLRSGTSGRSIGLRADMDALDVHETNKFGHASTIPGKMHACGHDGHTCMLLGAAKYLAETRNFDGTVHFIFQPAEENEGGGRVMVEEGLFDKFRCDDVYGMHNIPGIPTGRFAIRPGPMMAAYDIFEIVVKGVGAHGAMPHHGIDPVVVGSHIVTALQSIVARNVDPMATAVVSTTQIHAGDTWNVIPQECVLRGTVRTFRKEVQDMIEQRIERIARNVALGLGAEVTGWRYERRYPATVNSEVETEKAARAAAALVGEANVNRNPTPAMGSEDFAWMLLARPGAYIWIGNGDGEGSCMVHNPGYDFNDEILPLGASYWVTLVEQQLAKESLRQAAE from the coding sequence ATGCCCGTCATCAACCGCATCGCCGATTTCCACGACGAGATGACGGAATGGCGCCACGACATCCACAGCCACCCCGAGACCGCCTTCGAGGAGGTCCGCACCGCCGATGTCGTGGCCAGAAAGCTCGAATCCTGGGGCATCGAGGTGCATCGCGGCCTCGCCAAGACCGGCGTGATCGGCACCCTGCGCTCGGGCACCTCCGGCCGCTCGATCGGCCTGCGCGCCGACATGGACGCGCTCGACGTTCACGAGACCAACAAGTTCGGCCACGCCTCGACCATCCCCGGCAAGATGCACGCCTGCGGCCATGACGGGCATACCTGCATGCTGCTGGGCGCCGCCAAGTACCTCGCCGAGACGCGCAATTTCGACGGCACGGTGCACTTCATCTTCCAGCCGGCCGAGGAGAACGAGGGCGGTGGCCGCGTCATGGTCGAGGAGGGGCTGTTCGACAAGTTCCGCTGCGACGACGTCTACGGCATGCACAACATCCCCGGTATCCCGACCGGCCGCTTCGCCATCCGCCCCGGCCCGATGATGGCCGCCTACGACATCTTCGAGATCGTGGTGAAGGGCGTGGGCGCGCACGGCGCCATGCCGCATCACGGCATCGACCCAGTCGTCGTCGGCTCGCATATCGTGACGGCGCTGCAGTCGATCGTGGCGCGCAACGTCGATCCGATGGCGACGGCCGTGGTGTCGACGACGCAGATCCACGCCGGCGACACCTGGAACGTGATCCCGCAGGAATGCGTGCTGCGCGGCACGGTGCGCACCTTCCGCAAGGAGGTGCAGGACATGATCGAGCAGCGAATCGAGAGGATCGCGCGCAACGTCGCGCTGGGCCTGGGTGCCGAGGTCACCGGGTGGCGCTACGAGCGGCGCTATCCGGCCACGGTCAACAGCGAGGTCGAGACCGAGAAGGCGGCGCGCGCCGCCGCCGCGCTGGTCGGCGAGGCCAACGTCAACCGCAACCCGACGCCGGCGATGGGCTCGGAGGATTTCGCCTGGATGCTGCTGGCCCGGCCCGGCGCCTATATCTGGATCGGCAACGGCGACGGAGAAGGCAGCTGCATGGTCCACAACCCCGGCTACGACTTCAACGATGAGATCCTGCCGCTGGGTGCGTCGTACTGGGTGACCCTGGTCGAGCAGCAGTTGGCGAAGGAATCGCTGCGGCAGGCGGCGGAGTGA